Proteins encoded together in one Flavobacteriales bacterium window:
- a CDS encoding histidine kinase: protein MRALILICALVLPALLRGQDGGRPLRFLSLTERDGLPFRNARCLHVDDRGALWIGTRQGLAVYDGGVLVPVPLDTVRTQPDIAEIVHDSTGTLWLGTTRGLYRLDPRTRLWKHWKLPWVTKRNGFVDAVSSLCITADDQLYGGGEGGLFRFDPAHERFDSLGVNGRRITTASAIIRTDSAGTGFWATNVEHKLMYFSTRDGLFRHQGHNPGAHPLLTGLSEECMVVDGQGNIWLARNPDPGLRCYSPGDGRMRAWSHLPGHPGIAVMSWPGMRTDAAGRIWMMGTDFYPMRFDPMDSSVVRVANAPDDPGTIASNFISDVAMDREGRTWFATNSGVSVLVEEGFTYAVHHMGRLVDDRTDVYVAAIEGTADGTLWMATELGLLSYDPRANAKRRDLLDPSEARSNAILDLCERGGVLWLATRNGIWSFDPHTRRARHFTGLPPDAGSMRGVVYAWITKDRQGMIWAGTWGRGLVRIDPATNACTWFAPDDADPKAPLSGQLLCATSTRDGDLWIGHGGKGLMRYVTSTGRFERVPVHGMPNDSAHTIVLAIQEDPSGRLWLGVRDVGLVRFEPATGRTEVFGYEHGLRGLVIQAMRIDKRGRPWVGTTNELACFDPEQKRFVAMPVAPGGAFSDFEAGCAALKDGDLVFSSVNTLVRFDPLSFDAPAPPPAPALREAHVYNHRLPWLPGDSLVLGHEQDQVDLRFGAPSLPRAIVAYSYFLDGVSREWVTTATGVARFDHVAPGEYTLRMKARDRWGNWSPEGALRFSVVPPWWRTLWARGLFALAIAGLIVVSFRLRLNWIRRRERKEEAMARSMNELRLQALSAQMDPHFVFNSLNSIDRFILMQRSEEASRYLNRFAKLIRLILHRTDQLTVPLKKEVEMLGYYMELESLRFETPFSFELKTDPRLLDRDVRLPPMLVQPFVENAIWHGLQHKQGPGRLQVDFRLHGEDLLITVEDDGVGREASARINAQRRSDHQSKATELTENRLELLRRNAGLHSRVEIIDLRDAAGEASGTRVAITLSLDEG, encoded by the coding sequence GTGAGGGCGCTGATCTTGATCTGTGCATTGGTGCTGCCCGCGCTCTTGCGAGGGCAGGATGGCGGCAGGCCCCTTCGCTTCCTCAGCCTGACCGAGCGCGATGGCCTGCCGTTCCGCAACGCGCGATGCCTGCATGTGGACGACCGCGGGGCCTTGTGGATCGGCACGCGGCAGGGGCTCGCCGTGTATGATGGCGGTGTTCTTGTTCCGGTGCCGTTGGACACCGTTCGGACACAGCCGGACATCGCGGAGATCGTGCACGACAGCACCGGCACCTTATGGCTGGGCACAACGCGCGGGCTCTACCGTCTCGATCCGCGCACCAGGCTCTGGAAGCACTGGAAGCTGCCATGGGTGACCAAGCGGAACGGTTTCGTGGATGCGGTCTCCAGCCTGTGCATCACGGCCGATGACCAGCTCTATGGCGGAGGTGAAGGCGGCCTGTTCCGGTTCGATCCGGCGCATGAGCGCTTCGACAGCCTTGGCGTGAACGGGCGCAGGATCACCACGGCCAGCGCCATCATCCGTACCGACAGCGCGGGCACGGGTTTCTGGGCGACGAACGTGGAGCACAAGCTCATGTACTTCAGCACGCGCGACGGCCTGTTCCGCCATCAGGGCCATAACCCCGGAGCGCATCCTTTGCTCACCGGTCTGAGCGAGGAGTGCATGGTCGTTGATGGGCAGGGGAACATCTGGCTGGCCCGCAACCCCGACCCGGGCCTGCGGTGCTATTCCCCGGGCGACGGCCGCATGCGTGCATGGAGCCACCTGCCCGGGCATCCGGGGATCGCTGTGATGAGCTGGCCGGGAATGCGCACCGATGCCGCCGGGAGGATCTGGATGATGGGAACGGATTTCTATCCCATGCGCTTCGATCCAATGGACAGCAGCGTGGTGCGCGTGGCCAACGCCCCCGATGATCCAGGGACCATCGCCAGCAACTTCATCTCCGATGTGGCCATGGACAGGGAAGGGCGCACCTGGTTCGCGACGAACAGTGGCGTGAGCGTCCTGGTGGAAGAAGGGTTCACCTATGCCGTGCATCACATGGGCCGGCTGGTCGATGACCGCACGGATGTCTATGTCGCCGCCATCGAAGGCACCGCCGATGGCACCTTGTGGATGGCCACGGAGCTGGGCCTGCTGAGCTACGATCCCCGCGCGAACGCGAAGCGCCGTGACCTGTTGGATCCCTCTGAAGCGAGGAGCAACGCCATCCTCGACCTGTGCGAGCGAGGCGGTGTGCTGTGGCTCGCCACGCGCAATGGCATCTGGTCCTTCGACCCGCATACACGTAGAGCCAGGCATTTCACCGGCCTCCCGCCGGACGCGGGGAGCATGCGCGGCGTGGTGTACGCATGGATCACGAAGGACCGCCAGGGGATGATCTGGGCCGGCACCTGGGGCCGAGGGCTCGTGCGCATCGACCCTGCCACGAACGCGTGCACCTGGTTCGCCCCCGATGACGCTGATCCGAAAGCACCGCTGAGCGGCCAGCTCTTGTGCGCGACCAGCACGCGCGATGGCGATCTCTGGATCGGTCATGGTGGCAAGGGGCTCATGCGCTATGTGACGAGCACCGGCCGGTTCGAGCGGGTGCCGGTGCACGGAATGCCGAACGACAGCGCCCACACCATCGTGCTCGCGATCCAGGAGGATCCCAGCGGCAGGTTGTGGCTGGGCGTGCGGGACGTGGGCCTGGTGCGGTTCGAGCCAGCCACCGGCCGCACGGAGGTCTTCGGTTACGAGCATGGTCTGCGTGGCCTGGTCATCCAAGCGATGCGGATCGACAAGCGCGGCCGTCCGTGGGTGGGTACCACGAATGAGCTGGCCTGCTTCGATCCGGAGCAGAAGCGCTTCGTCGCCATGCCGGTGGCCCCCGGTGGGGCCTTTTCCGATTTCGAAGCGGGCTGCGCCGCGCTCAAGGACGGTGATCTCGTCTTCTCCTCGGTGAACACGCTCGTGCGGTTCGATCCGCTGAGCTTCGATGCCCCCGCTCCGCCACCCGCCCCGGCCCTGCGCGAAGCGCACGTGTACAACCACCGCCTGCCGTGGCTGCCCGGCGACAGCCTGGTGCTGGGCCATGAACAGGACCAGGTCGATCTGCGTTTCGGCGCGCCATCGTTGCCCCGCGCCATCGTCGCGTACAGCTATTTCCTCGACGGCGTTTCGCGCGAGTGGGTGACCACCGCCACCGGTGTCGCGCGTTTCGATCATGTGGCGCCGGGCGAGTACACGCTGCGGATGAAGGCGCGGGATCGATGGGGGAACTGGAGCCCGGAAGGCGCGCTCCGGTTCAGCGTGGTGCCGCCCTGGTGGCGGACGCTGTGGGCGCGCGGGCTCTTCGCGCTCGCCATCGCCGGCCTGATCGTGGTGAGCTTCCGCCTGCGGCTGAACTGGATCCGGAGGCGCGAGCGGAAGGAGGAGGCCATGGCGCGTTCCATGAACGAGCTGCGTCTGCAAGCGCTCAGCGCGCAGATGGATCCCCATTTCGTGTTCAACAGCCTCAACAGCATCGATCGCTTCATCCTCATGCAGCGGAGCGAGGAGGCCTCCCGTTACCTGAACCGCTTCGCCAAGCTGATCCGGCTGATCCTGCACCGGACGGACCAATTGACCGTGCCGCTGAAGAAGGAGGTGGAGATGCTCGGATACTACATGGAGCTTGAATCGCTGCGGTTCGAGACGCCGTTCAGCTTCGAGCTGAAGACCGACCCGCGCCTGCTGGATCGCGATGTGCGCCTGCCGCCCATGCTGGTGCAGCCGTTCGTTGAGAACGCCATCTGGCACGGCCTGCAGCATAAGCAGGGGCCCGGTCGCCTTCAGGTGGACTTCAGACTGCACGGCGAGGACCTGCTCATCACCGTGGAGGACGATGGGGTGGGGCGCGAGGCGAGCGCGCGGATCAACGCCCAGCGCCGCAGCGACCACCAGAGCAAGGCCACCGAGCTCACGGAGAACCGCTTGGAACTGCTGCGCCGCAACGCCGGATTGCACAGCCGCGTGGAGATCATCGACCTTCGCGATGCGGCCGGCGAGGCCTCGGGAACACGCGTGGCGATCACGCTTTCACTCGACGAGGGGTAA
- a CDS encoding response regulator transcription factor, which translates to MLNAILIDDEANAREKLGFMLEQYCAASVKLVAQARNVEEGLAAIAAHRPQLVFLDVEMPGESGFDLLRRVGRPEFEVVFTTAHDHYAIKAIKFAAVDYLLKPIDVDQLREAIARVVEKRAGASQDCRIEQLVESTRQGAQVSSVSVPSQDGFVRVKLTDIIWCGAERYFTIFHLTGGKELVATRSLGDFEELLDGSGFVRIHHGHLVSLEHIARYIKGEGGQVVMSDGRTLDVSRRKKEELMKRLGK; encoded by the coding sequence ATGTTGAACGCGATCCTCATCGACGACGAAGCGAACGCGCGGGAGAAGCTCGGCTTCATGCTCGAGCAGTATTGCGCCGCGAGCGTGAAGCTGGTGGCGCAGGCGCGCAATGTGGAAGAGGGCCTTGCCGCGATCGCCGCGCACCGGCCGCAACTGGTCTTCCTGGATGTGGAGATGCCCGGCGAGAGCGGCTTCGACCTGTTGCGACGCGTGGGCAGGCCCGAATTCGAAGTGGTGTTCACCACGGCGCACGATCACTATGCGATCAAGGCGATCAAGTTCGCCGCCGTGGACTACCTCTTGAAGCCGATCGACGTGGATCAGCTGCGCGAGGCCATTGCCCGCGTCGTGGAGAAGCGAGCAGGTGCCTCACAGGATTGCCGCATCGAGCAGCTGGTGGAATCCACGCGGCAGGGCGCGCAGGTGAGCAGCGTCAGCGTGCCTTCGCAGGATGGCTTCGTGCGCGTGAAGCTCACCGACATCATCTGGTGCGGGGCGGAGCGCTACTTCACCATCTTCCACCTCACGGGCGGGAAGGAGCTCGTGGCCACGCGCTCGCTGGGCGACTTCGAGGAGCTGCTCGACGGCAGCGGGTTCGTGCGCATCCACCACGGCCACCTCGTGAGCCTCGAGCACATCGCGCGCTACATCAAGGGCGAGGGCGGGCAGGTGGTGATGAGCGATGGCAGGACCCTGGACGTGAGCCGGCGCAAGAAGGAGGAGCTGATGAAGCGCCTCGGGAAGTAG
- a CDS encoding DUF262 domain-containing protein: MALEQEIETGRQDIYAEGYDMSFGELASLYRNKELVINPAYQRLFRWEDSQKTKFIESILLRIPVPPIFVFQKEDGVWELIDGLQRLSTVFEFMGILRKDEDKLYPPSIMEGTTLLPSLGGKLWEKEDDEANSLTSAQRIEVKRTRIRVEILQKGSSPNAKFELFQRLNTGGTPLSEQEVRNCVMIMIDSSFYEWVEGLSKDQAFSGTVSLTETAIEKREDMEFVLRYLTFMKVPYTNGLDVHEYLDIATIKMATDKALDRSFEQQRFQATFALIRDALGSGAFKRFDGSGHSGKFLTSIFEVLAVGVASNLQAIEALGNPADFVKKKAQALGTETTYQRNTGAGVRGTTRLSNLLSWGVEYLRP, encoded by the coding sequence ATGGCACTAGAGCAGGAAATTGAAACGGGCAGACAGGACATATACGCCGAAGGCTATGATATGTCCTTTGGCGAATTGGCAAGTCTCTACAGGAACAAAGAGCTAGTCATCAACCCGGCTTACCAGCGCCTTTTCCGATGGGAGGATTCTCAGAAGACGAAGTTCATTGAATCAATTCTACTTCGGATACCAGTGCCCCCGATTTTCGTTTTCCAAAAGGAGGACGGTGTTTGGGAACTCATTGATGGCTTGCAACGTCTCTCTACTGTGTTTGAGTTCATGGGTATCCTTCGGAAGGATGAAGACAAGCTGTATCCGCCGTCTATTATGGAGGGAACAACACTGCTTCCTTCTCTGGGTGGGAAGCTCTGGGAGAAGGAAGACGACGAGGCCAACTCCTTGACTAGTGCGCAGCGAATTGAAGTGAAGCGCACACGGATACGTGTTGAGATTCTGCAGAAGGGAAGCTCGCCGAACGCTAAGTTCGAATTGTTCCAGCGGCTCAACACAGGGGGCACTCCTCTGTCTGAGCAAGAGGTACGGAACTGTGTTATGATCATGATAGACTCCTCCTTCTATGAGTGGGTTGAGGGTCTGTCAAAAGATCAGGCATTCTCGGGCACCGTTAGTTTAACAGAAACCGCAATCGAGAAGAGGGAGGACATGGAGTTCGTTCTCCGGTATCTCACCTTCATGAAGGTTCCTTACACTAACGGGTTGGATGTGCACGAGTACTTGGACATTGCAACAATCAAAATGGCGACAGACAAGGCGCTGGATCGATCGTTTGAGCAACAGAGATTCCAAGCGACCTTCGCGCTCATCAGGGATGCCTTAGGGTCGGGGGCTTTCAAGCGCTTTGATGGCTCAGGGCATTCGGGCAAGTTTCTTACCTCAATTTTCGAAGTGTTGGCGGTAGGTGTGGCGAGCAACTTGCAAGCCATTGAGGCTTTGGGTAACCCGGCCGATTTCGTAAAGAAGAAGGCTCAAGCACTTGGAACAGAAACAACCTATCAGCGGAATACAGGCGCCGGTGTTCGTGGTACCACGCGTCTGTCAAACCTCCTCTCTTGGGGAGTTGAGTACCTCAGGCCATGA
- a CDS encoding LamG domain-containing protein, with translation MQQNHASSTLLASLGFLLAMSAAAQVDLQAGLIAYYPFNGNADDASGNGNHGTVMGAQLTADRFGWPAAAYLFNGSSHYITIPGSSSLDSPDTALTMSAWLLFNGTSQSGTTSMDPVLMKSDQTANGFMYRMDCTPAYVSAATGNWLHVTDIDTANVLGTWYLITVAMSPDTARIYINDALVATNAYTPLLTPDGRPLEIGRDMPGGIEFFNGIIDEVRIYDRALSADEAAALYDFATAEEGLSAQGGAPSFVAVAGGVRVDARAGAWSAQVIDPSGRMIASHSSSSKDAAVLPVPTSGLYVVTCRTAQGVFSRKLFVER, from the coding sequence ATGCAGCAGAACCATGCCTCTTCCACACTACTGGCCAGCTTGGGCTTTCTGTTGGCGATGTCCGCCGCCGCGCAAGTGGACCTGCAGGCCGGTCTCATTGCGTACTATCCGTTCAACGGGAATGCTGACGACGCCAGCGGCAACGGGAATCATGGCACCGTGATGGGAGCGCAGCTCACTGCGGACCGTTTCGGATGGCCCGCCGCCGCGTATCTCTTCAATGGCTCATCGCACTACATCACCATTCCGGGAAGTTCCTCGCTCGATTCGCCGGACACGGCCTTGACCATGAGCGCCTGGTTGCTGTTCAACGGAACGAGCCAATCGGGAACGACCTCGATGGATCCGGTCCTGATGAAATCCGATCAGACCGCGAATGGCTTCATGTATCGCATGGATTGCACTCCCGCCTATGTCTCTGCAGCTACCGGCAATTGGCTGCACGTGACCGACATTGACACGGCCAATGTACTCGGCACGTGGTACCTGATCACGGTCGCGATGTCACCGGATACCGCGCGGATCTACATCAATGACGCCCTCGTGGCGACCAACGCGTACACGCCGCTGCTCACGCCCGATGGCCGGCCCTTGGAGATCGGCCGCGACATGCCTGGCGGGATCGAGTTTTTCAACGGCATCATCGACGAAGTGCGCATCTACGACCGTGCACTGAGCGCGGATGAGGCGGCCGCACTCTACGACTTCGCCACAGCTGAGGAAGGCCTGTCGGCGCAAGGTGGAGCGCCATCGTTTGTTGCCGTGGCCGGTGGTGTGCGGGTGGATGCGCGCGCTGGTGCGTGGTCCGCGCAGGTGATCGACCCCAGCGGCCGGATGATCGCATCGCACTCTTCCAGTTCGAAGGATGCGGCGGTGCTGCCCGTGCCAACGTCCGGTCTTTACGTGGTGACCTGCCGCACGGCCCAAGGTGTGTTCAGCCGGAAGCTCTTCGTGGAGCGTTGA
- a CDS encoding aldehyde dehydrogenase family protein has product MATKKKAINWALAPAPESKDHVKINAQYELFINGKWVKPRSGKYFDTINPANEQKLARIAEANEADVDAAVKAARKAYDTVWSKMPAAERAKYIYRIARLLQEKAREFAVIESMDGGKAIRESRDVDVPLAAAHFFYYAGWADKLHYAFPGKTVSPLGVAGQVIPWNFPLLMAAWKLAPALACGNTVVLKPAETTPLTALKLAELLQEAELPDGVVNIVTGAGATGAAVVNHPDVNKVAFTGSTGVGKLIQRATAGSGKKLTLELGGKAANIIFADAAIDQAVEGIINGIYFNQGHVCCAGSRLFVEEGVYDEVIRKLKHRMRSLVVGDPLDKNTDIGAINSREQLGTINKYLKAGVADGAEMYQPTCDLPSKGFWCRPTLFLNVAQSARIAQEEIFGPVLAIQTFRTVDEVIQKANNTPYGLSAGVWTDKGSKIFNLTSKLRAGVIWANTYNKFDPTSPFGGYKESGYGREGGVHGLGAYLKLN; this is encoded by the coding sequence ATGGCAACCAAGAAGAAAGCAATTAACTGGGCGCTTGCTCCAGCACCGGAATCGAAAGACCACGTCAAGATCAACGCCCAATACGAGCTCTTCATCAACGGCAAGTGGGTGAAGCCCAGGAGCGGCAAGTACTTCGACACCATCAACCCAGCCAACGAGCAGAAGCTCGCGCGCATCGCCGAGGCCAATGAAGCCGATGTGGACGCCGCCGTGAAGGCCGCCCGCAAGGCCTACGACACCGTGTGGAGCAAGATGCCCGCGGCCGAACGCGCCAAGTACATCTACCGCATCGCGCGCTTGCTTCAGGAGAAGGCCCGCGAGTTCGCCGTCATCGAGAGCATGGACGGCGGCAAGGCCATCCGCGAAAGCCGCGACGTGGACGTGCCCCTCGCCGCCGCGCACTTCTTCTACTACGCCGGTTGGGCCGACAAGCTGCACTACGCCTTCCCTGGAAAGACCGTATCGCCGCTCGGCGTGGCGGGCCAGGTCATCCCCTGGAACTTCCCGCTGCTCATGGCCGCGTGGAAACTCGCGCCCGCACTGGCCTGCGGCAACACCGTGGTGCTGAAACCCGCCGAGACCACACCGCTCACCGCGCTCAAGCTCGCCGAACTGCTGCAAGAGGCCGAACTCCCCGATGGCGTCGTCAACATCGTTACCGGTGCGGGTGCCACGGGCGCGGCGGTCGTCAACCACCCCGATGTCAACAAGGTCGCCTTCACCGGCAGCACCGGCGTGGGCAAGCTCATCCAGCGCGCCACCGCGGGCAGCGGCAAGAAGCTCACCCTCGAGCTCGGCGGCAAGGCGGCCAACATCATCTTCGCCGACGCCGCCATCGACCAGGCCGTCGAAGGCATCATCAACGGCATCTACTTCAACCAGGGCCACGTGTGCTGCGCCGGCAGCCGCCTCTTCGTGGAGGAAGGCGTCTACGACGAGGTCATCCGCAAGCTCAAGCACCGCATGCGCTCGCTCGTGGTGGGCGATCCGCTCGACAAGAACACCGACATCGGCGCCATCAACAGCCGCGAGCAGCTCGGCACCATCAACAAATACCTCAAGGCCGGCGTGGCCGACGGTGCCGAGATGTACCAGCCCACCTGCGACCTGCCCAGCAAAGGCTTCTGGTGCCGCCCCACGCTCTTCCTCAACGTGGCGCAGAGCGCGCGCATCGCGCAGGAGGAGATCTTCGGTCCGGTGCTCGCCATCCAGACCTTCCGCACCGTGGACGAAGTGATCCAGAAAGCCAACAACACGCCCTACGGCCTCAGCGCCGGCGTGTGGACGGACAAGGGCAGCAAGATCTTCAACCTTACCAGCAAATTGCGCGCGGGCGTCATCTGGGCCAACACCTACAACAAGTTCGATCCCACCTCACCCTTCGGCGGCTACAAGGAGAGCGGGTATGGGCGGGAAGGCGGGGTGCATGGGTTGGGGGCGTATCTCAAGCTCAATTGA
- a CDS encoding type II toxin-antitoxin system RelE/ParE family toxin, with product MSYSVSVTRTFKTRAKRLIKKYASLKHELDELIGSLEQDPEQGTSIGKHCFKVRIAIKSKGAGKSGGARVVTCVFHVAKEVHLLTVYDKAEQSSVSRAELDELLKELPR from the coding sequence ATGAGCTATAGCGTCAGCGTCACCCGCACGTTCAAGACGAGAGCGAAGCGGCTGATCAAGAAGTACGCCTCGTTGAAGCACGAGCTCGACGAGCTGATCGGATCGTTGGAGCAAGATCCGGAGCAGGGCACATCCATTGGCAAGCATTGCTTCAAGGTGCGGATCGCCATCAAGTCAAAAGGTGCTGGCAAGTCAGGCGGCGCTCGCGTGGTCACATGCGTGTTCCATGTGGCGAAGGAGGTGCATCTGCTTACGGTCTATGACAAGGCGGAGCAATCATCAGTGAGCAGGGCGGAGCTTGATGAACTGCTGAAGGAACTGCCACGCTGA
- a CDS encoding T9SS type A sorting domain-containing protein, producing the protein MIRAWFPFLLLPAALNAQAVVDIRLRLASPNETHVVLLPHDDHHGVFSSVAFTLRWPADGSLEITAVQSDPACGATVAVSGEADEEAGRYHQVFAGFGFTSLDDIGAPWAAGEEVVVLTVSHTGAGALELVNDDWSAAHNGDYYLSLNGADRTGEVLEALATALPENEQRADAHVIAYPNPTDGPLTVAIPTGMGPARVRILDGAGRVVLAPGIVAASMTVDLGALPAGCYVMRCQGPGWIHEQRITKQ; encoded by the coding sequence ATGATCCGCGCATGGTTCCCGTTCCTGCTGCTACCGGCAGCGCTCAATGCCCAAGCGGTGGTCGATATCCGGCTGCGGCTTGCATCGCCCAACGAGACCCACGTGGTGCTGCTGCCGCACGACGACCACCACGGCGTGTTCAGCAGCGTGGCCTTCACCCTGCGCTGGCCAGCTGACGGAAGCCTGGAGATCACGGCCGTGCAGTCTGATCCGGCCTGCGGGGCTACGGTGGCCGTCAGCGGCGAAGCCGATGAAGAGGCGGGCCGCTACCATCAGGTCTTCGCTGGCTTCGGCTTCACCTCGCTCGATGACATCGGCGCACCGTGGGCCGCTGGTGAAGAGGTGGTGGTGCTCACGGTATCGCACACGGGTGCGGGAGCGCTGGAGCTGGTCAATGACGACTGGTCGGCCGCGCACAACGGCGACTACTACCTCTCGCTGAACGGAGCTGACCGCACCGGTGAAGTGCTTGAAGCCTTGGCCACCGCACTGCCGGAGAACGAGCAGAGGGCCGATGCGCATGTGATCGCTTATCCGAACCCCACGGATGGGCCGCTGACCGTGGCGATCCCCACGGGGATGGGGCCCGCGCGCGTGCGGATCCTGGATGGTGCAGGGCGCGTGGTCCTGGCACCGGGCATCGTCGCAGCAAGCATGACCGTTGATCTCGGCGCGCTCCCCGCTGGTTGCTATGTGATGCGATGCCAGGGGCCGGGATGGATCCACGAACAACGCATAACCAAGCAGTGA